Below is a window of Xyrauchen texanus isolate HMW12.3.18 chromosome 1, RBS_HiC_50CHRs, whole genome shotgun sequence DNA.
GGCAATTGCGTGATGCATGCTCCATTCCACATCTTTTGCAATTAAAAGTGCTTGCTTTGTCTTTTTCATTCGGTTTGTATTTATTTCGTTGCTCGTTTTTGCGTGTCTGCTTATGTTTCACTGCATCATCGTGCTTGCTTTCACGTGCAGAGGCTTGTGCGTTGTGATCCTCGTCATGCATTTGCTTCATCTGAGCTTTTTTCATTTCTAACGCGATACACAGCTGGGTTGTTTTTTCGAGACTAATGTCAACTTCTCTTAAAAGTCTCTCTCTCATGGCCTCTGACGTGATTCCACAGACAACTCGATCTCTTATAAGAGATTCTTGCAACAGTCCAAACTCGCATGACTTCGCCTTTAGCTTTAGGTCTGTAATGTATTGGCTAATGGGCATGTCCCCTTGCACACACGTGAAAAACTTATACCGTTCATAGGTTATGTTCTTTTTCGGGTTACAGTACTCTTCAAATTTCTCCATTATTTTCTCCAGACTGTGTTTATCATCGTCTTCTTCGAACGTGAAGGTATTATACACTTCAACCGCTTCCTCGCCGGCTACATGAAGAAATAGTGAGGACTTTACCTTGGCTGGCTTGCTAGCGCTTCCAGTTGCGTCTAGATACAGCTCAAATCTTTGCCCTTGTCAAATCTCCTCCAATTTTCCAACAAATTACCGTGCAGTAGATCAAGTCCTGCAGGTGGCTTTAATCCTTCCATTTTCGTTACTCGTCTAGTCGCTTTATTTTCTTTAGAACTttacttctgacaccatgtttcGTTGTGCGGTAAGGAGAAGACACGAGACCAGTTTTAGGTTTTAACCATCAACATTTTTATCTGCGTTGACCCCGCCCCGTAACCCCaacattacattttgtattaCGTATCATGACAGCTTCATGACATCTACATACTCAGATGAAGCACTGTCAAAAACACATCAGACGGTCATCTCAACTCTGTTCACTATCGGCACTTTAAACTCACatgtttctgaaaatatttatgaatgtaatacattaacctgttaacctgcacccccactcaggggctcacagctgaaaatgacatacctgaattaaaataaatatagctcctgagaacagtgtaccacaggcacaattaaggtctctttggaaagaagacacttggcactctactaacaacaaatcagagttgataatcctcaaacaaataaaaagttataaaagttgaagtgcctcataaataatgtgaacttcaaaaaatgttttattatttcatgtacaaatatataaaaatagacctggaggaatccaattacgtaaaggattgaaagccacaattctcatcagtttatatttcaaatttgaggaagatataatgaaaaatggggttcctgcaagcttttttccaagactatgtcggttccctttctacctcccctgcctgaggcacatccccagaaatgacatccccaaactaaaataattgtagttactgaacaatttgctctacatgcacaatttagacatatttaaaaagaagacactttggagtttattacccaaatgtaaaagttgaaaaaacttacacagacaaaaatttatagaatttaaagtgtcttgaagataatttgtactgcaagtaacatttcattattttatggaaaaatcaatgaaaacaaacctggatgaatccagttaggcaattgattgaaagccacaagtctcatcagtttatatttcacatttgaggaagatattatgaaaaatgagatttctgcaatattttttccaagactatgtccaggtaccaagaagcctccttggatacctcaaaaagcaacctaatgatcaaatgttatgaagggtactgcaagctattttagtcatcatatacactattcataccgatagtcgcccattcaacattcaatggctggtgatggccagtgatacagacagcattcatatggatggtcagacatagaaccaacaaacaatcacactgatggccagccatcagacaagccatttgttttatatttggtcttttcagaccacaatgcatttaccatataaatcaaatgggaaaacaaacacacacacacacacacacacacacacacacacacacacacacacacacacacacacacacacacacacacacactctctctctctctctctctctctctctctcacacacacacaatgtgtgcatgttacatagcaactcaccgatgtaaaattggaccatcttttccgtcctcaagtatatcaccgtcgtcgctgtattcactcctcaatttcgtcatcgctgcttcgagtgatctcaaataaaacatcttcagcagaaaaaaacttcttttgatgaTCCATTTGAtaagataatccgtccagtaattaagacgcgaaaacagatgttgactggggaaccgtctttttactatggctcgtttgttgtcaaatgacgggggtgtggtcacagcctactcAAGCGTAATGGCTGATTCaaagtggctgattcaaataaataaaaaaacatcttgttcgcgaggaatttaaacttcccagatatcgttggaatcgtgcactgcttggctacattttctatcagtcatataatttcaattctttcattggctttcgttgtaaagacaaaacaataggatcagcatatcatgacgtcaaaaaaacggactgcagtgtttggatatttcgacctatatattgcctatctttgtatttgtgtgtgtgtgtgcggtcttaatttgttcattacactctaagcaacacacccatataacgttcggctaccgggagtctgtttttatgcataattttattgcataaccgacaagtatgatactacaccctgaagaaactcgatgtaaacaaaggaataaccatcgatgttacaacgttattgtttctttcgactaaaaatgctctatgggatgttattcagtggaccctcacctttccatccaatctggaacttttagcagtggatgcgtgtgtggctcgttattacgacactactggtatgtactccgtttttgattacgagtcttttgatctgtattgcttacataaatgcaagatatacattcgttataagcttttcatcgaaaaacagagctctatcatcgatgcttgaggcttacaccttttaaaatgatatatagtttgccaagattaatgatgttctttcacgttaaatctattcataaacattaaactgggggggggggactcttcggtgcgactgcgcactggtgcaggttaaaCATATTTAACAATTTACCTTAAAGAAGCTTTTATGATGGCGGTATTGCTCCGGTGTTCACATCAGACATCCATGTGTGCATCAGaatacactttaaaatatgtttaaagttACAACAAAgcaaagttgtatttttttttacatttttaaatgaagtaaatgtctttaaatattgtttgtgaaagaatataaaacattaaaagtttGTCTGAATATAAAATGAGTTGAACACATTTCAGATGTAGCGACTGATTTATTCCAGCACTGAAGACAATCATCCACAATCCTCCTGAATAATAATGATCTCTGCTATTATCATTTTAATCAAACTTATTGAACATGATTAAAACACACAAATCCAGAGACATGACATCAAGCTGTTGTCACAGTGACTTTTATTCCTCAGTTAATTAAATATCTTTAGATTGTGACCTCGtggataaagaaaatattttttaaatatatagtataatatataaaacatgcCCCAGCCCCAGGGGGGTCAAAGGGTACAGATGACCCCAGGGGGGCCCATGCAATGGTCTGTGTATGACATTTAATGGGATCAAGtgcaacaatttacttactgacttctatcactgaaaataaaatgtaaatgtatttacatgataaatacttTAATTGTTATCCAGAGGTGGGAAGAATAGCCAAAAActgaactcaagtaaaagtacaattacttcaaaatcataattactcaagtagaagtaaaagtactgacataaataattacttgagtaagagtaagaaagtaattaaaagagtactcaagtagtgagtaactcattactttcacaaatgacaaatAGACATTTAGTCCCCGATATTCCAGAACAtaaaacacattgaacatgtattatagaattattattcatggaaattctgtcatcattcaccatcatgttgttccaaacccgtatgactttctttcttccatgcaacacaggagatattacacagaatgtttgagtcactatttactttcagtgaatgttttatatatatactgaaagtgaatggtgactgagactgtcagtccctaacaaagcctcacactggtttggaacaacatgagggtaaagaaatgatgacagaatattaacttCTGGCTGAGcgatcactttaaagagatttttACCCAAAAgttaaaattgtctcatcatttactcaccctcatgccaccccagatgtgtgtgacttcctttcatctgcaagaacacaaattcagatttttaaaataatattttagcataatttgatgctccaaaaagcacataaaggcagtgtgaaagtatccataagactccagtggtttaatccatgtcttcagaagtgatatgatggtgtgggtgagaaacagatcaatatttgtcatgttttgagagacagcagggggcaatatgcagagaagaatgtgaatctgtttctcattaagacagaatctgcgacatttacacatcatcatataaacttgctagataaaataaatctttaaatttgCTTCTTCCTCATGTTGCATTTGACTGTCACTCAGttttaaaggtgacatgcaggtgtcgcgagcgcatcacgagcacatcagaagtccagcacgagtgaaacatatacagacatgtccggacgagcctgaacctttattccgctgtctgggattacttgtAAAAGACCCACGAAGCTCCATCAATGTTGATGAgacccagtctgtaaagtttgctGCAAAAGTTATCGAcgggaaacacttcaaacattAAGCACCATCCCACGGACTTCACGGAGATGAATGTATATGGAAATACAGTACACgggataataaattatagcccTGTCACGAACCCCGTTCCTCTGTCCcgtctccgcttcctcgagcacgcacacatacacttcccgctccctcgctccgcccccttgagctcgtacgctctttttcctccctcgagcactcacgctggTTTTGccattacgagctctcgctcgtaaaccatctcctccctctggcgcacgcacttccaatccccacacattagtctcacctgcactcgtctcgtcacctgtcattcgttacacctgcaccgctcgttagttcccctatttatatcacagcacattcgtttgaTACTTGTGGGTTATTGTATtaagattcccgtgttttgcccctcgctagtctcgcctagttttgactcctctttgattccctcttagcttgccagccccctttTCCTCTTGTCCCCCTTGTCtatgttcccgctagtctcgtctagttcatcGCCCTACTTGTTAACTGTattccccgctatcgttcacctccctcattggattttcccccttgttatatctttgattccccggcttctgaccctacgcttccctcgacaactcttcactggttttgccctttttgtaccttcgcctgctttttatttaataaagcagttttttcatcacattgtgactgtctcatcttgtgtgtgtgtacacgggTTACAAGcccgtttcataaaaacacaagattcaatgtagttttacatgatttggacaaaatggcaataaataaactgcacatgaataatatattttcagcagGTTTTGTAGAATTtaactaaatcacaaatgcaacaaatgactgaatgcatgaaaatgtatatttgaaatgTTAAACTGTTCAATAATCATTAAAtcaatgtaataaataatataataacaataacaatatattttagttataatcatCTGACTACTGTACATGTTTCTTTTTACCTTGTCGGATTAAGAGAGTGTCCCGATGTTCAAGATCTaaagttaaaggattaaagttgaagaaatcagaaataaagttcaagaattgtTTATATCCAAATATTGAACAGCTTTTAATATTATCAACGCACATAAATACTGTGAAACCGTAATACCGTGCTAATGTTTGTGGCGGTTTtcataccgttacacccctattaggcagcaaagacggtgaccgctccacctgcacttgacccacatgtGTGCAGTTTGACATCAAACACGCCCCTTGATGACATCATTacctgctttcttcacagccattgatacaattattttattacatattatttattgaGTTTATAAagtgactttgctgttgtaaacattatTATTGACcaatatgtatttgtatttatacagCGAGACCAAAACCTGAAGTGCGTGTAAATCCAGATCATCATGTGTTCAGAGGAGAGacagtcactctcacatgtgacatacagacacaaacacacactgagtggAGATACAGCTGGATTAAAAATGGGACCATCAACATTCTCAATCAATGCACAAAACAAGAGTGTGAAATAAGCAGTGTTGAATTCTCCCATCAAGGTAAATACAGATGTAGAGGAGAGACAAGAGGATCACGCtacacacacaccagtgatgAACTTACACTGACTGTATCAGGTGTGTGCGCATCTCTGTAGACTTTTACAAAGTTTATTCAGTTTGTACTGAGTGTTTATCAGGAGCTCTGAGTAAATATTTCCTTCTCTGTACAGATTTGCCCACAGCTAAACTCACTGTACATCCAGAAACATCTGTTTTCACTGGAGAGACAGTGATCATGAAGTGTGACATTGAGTCTGATTACAGTAACTGGAGATATGAGTGGTATAAAGACAGAACTGTCGGTGTCTGAGTCTGAGCGTTACACTgtaaacacaaacactctcactatcAGAGGAGCTACTGAGTCTGATCAACATCAGTTCTGCTGTCGAGGAAAGAGAGATGGAAGACCAGCAACATCACAGAACACAAGTGTTATTCTTTCTGTTAAAGGtcagtaattactgtagtaaagacGAGCAGAAGATGAACTCTGTTTATTAATGACCCAAATGTTCTTCACCACAGACTCAAAGCTCAATCCTGAACTCACATCAGATActgcaggagctgcactgacaGGAAACACGGTGACTCTGATCTGTCACATGACTCAGACCGCTGGATGGGACTTTTactggtacaaacacacacagaactctgagaaaaacaagacagaaacaaaCTCCTACAGAGTCCATATTGATTCAGTGTCTGATGGAGGTCAGTACTGGTGTAGAGCTGGAAGAGGAGAACCAGTTTACTACACAAACTACAGTGATGCATTGTGGGTCAATGTCACAGGTgagataaaacatactgtattttattacCTGTGACTGTGTTTGTAAATTGCGTTAGAGATCCTGAAGACAATGTGACCAGaaagccaggaaattacttttttatttagtattttcagTGAGGTATTCTGAGATCTTtgcaataataaaatatgaataaatgtgtcTGTCGTGTTCTCCAGTCTCAGACGGTTCTCATCTGGTGATTTGGGTCTTCCTCAGTTCTCTTCTGGCAGTTTGTCCATATCTGATGGCGACAGTCGTGCTGGTGTTCAAATGCTACAGAGCGAGAGGTAAAAGAGATCAATATAATCAACAGATGAAATGTTCACAAAGACAATAACAGCAGAGGAAACAATATGAAAGTGGAGTTCAATGACATGTTtctaatattgtttttgtatttgataGTTTCATCTGTTGAAGATCAAAGTCAGTTTGCAGTAACAGAGGAAGAAACTTCAATCTGAATCTCTTTAAAAACGTTCAGAAGACTTTTCTTACATTCCTGTTCATTATTTCAccatgtttcatttgttgtaGAATTGATTTCTCATTCATatgattttaaaacattgtattttgtgtttctgcTTTTCTATGATTTCTATTTGAATCTTTTACTTgaatatttcctgtttcatgttcaAATAATGAATAAGAACTGAAACACTTTAGTTTTATTCTGATCTAGTTTTATTGTGTGGATTTGTGTGTGATCTGATGTTTCGTACTTTAAataagtgtgtctttgtgtttgaaatATTCTGGACTTTATGCTTTCTTACAGATTTAAATACTATCTTAAACTCTTGATTATTaatgtcataaatatattttgcacTGGAGAAAATGATTATTTCTTCAAAACAACTGAAGACATTTAAATCTGAACAATATTTGCCATCATGATTGTTTCAGCTCCTCACTCTTTATGTAAAACATGTGAATAATAAAGTGTCATTTTCATCTCTCGgtttttgtttgtataaaaatcaaatatggatGGAAGAGTTTTGATGAAATGAAAGAAACATGATTTCTCCTGTTTGAAAGTCATCTCAGGTTTATTTGTACAGCACATATCACAACACATTTGGATTCAATGCAGCTTTACtgaaaattgtgccttaaaaGTCCTCAGTTAAAATAACCAGCAGCGATTGTGTCCAGAAATAAACTCTATATGTTTAAATAGAGAGAAAACCTTGAGGAAACAcattatataatacaatagttattaaatatgattttcccAAGTTCAGAATAACTTGTCTTGAGATTCAGATCAAAATAAGATTCTGGACCGCTTATATTTAAAGTCCCAGATGAAGAACAGATTTGTATAAAGTGTCAATGAAATAGTTTTGTATGTAATTAGTGTCATTGAGAATGAGAGTGTCAGTTCAATAACAGTTGAGTTTGTAAAGCAGGTGGATTCACTGAAcattgagatgataaaatactgtatatgatcaTTGAGTGCAGAAACAGTGAACTGATCCGGATCCACTGACACTCATTTCTTCTCCACATTATAAATGCAAAAGTCATTCACAGAGGATCAACAGTTTGGATACAAGCTCATTTAAAGATCATGTGTGGGTCTTAAAGAgcgttttgaaagtgaaagtaaaacacTGATTGAGGAACAGATTTTCTGCACAATTGAACAGGTGCATCTCATCACATTGGCACAGAGAAGAGCAGATGTTGATACACTTG
It encodes the following:
- the LOC127645829 gene encoding B-cell receptor CD22-like; the encoded protein is MEIIFLLSVLMSKSCTAQSPDKPVLTVNPETSPIFSGETVTLTCDVQGTEVTDWTYRFQCDGVYQDSNEKEFKITVMKIRYKKCRCYARRTSTQIVTSWSDEVSFRVIARPKPEVRVNPDHHVFRGETVTLTCDIQTQTHTEWRYSWIKNGTINILNQCTKQECEISSVEFSHQGKYRCRGETRGSRYTHTSDELTLTVSDLPTAKLTVHPETSVFTGETVIMKCDIESDYSNWRYEWYKDRTVGV